A region from the Streptomyces tsukubensis genome encodes:
- the ftsH gene encoding ATP-dependent zinc metalloprotease FtsH, with protein MSNPAPPRRAPDDPWRSEGTPPTPPPRRKMPGGWWGLLVAAAVVYLIASLVLSQFRKGGEEPTVSYTEFSKQVTAGNISKIYSKDEAIEGELKKKAPVPGGDGDYTKFRTQRPAFATDDLWGELTGRGVTVTAEPVVQKTSIWSSLLFAFLPILLLIAVWVFAARRMGAALGGGGGLLGRKEPPKPVELLPGKKRTTFADVAGIDEVEGELNDVVDFLKNPGAYRRMGARMPGGVLLAGPPGTGKTLLARAVAGEAGVPFFSASASEFIEMIVGVGAGRVRELFSEARKVAPAIVFIDEIDTIGRVRGGGAGLGGHDEREQTLNQILTEMDGFTGSEGVVVLAATNRADVLDPALTRPGRFDRIVQVSPPDRPGREAILTIHTREIPLAPDVDLTRIAAATPGMTGADLANLANEAALLAVKRREDAVTQSDLTTALEKVQLGAERPLVLSAEDRRRTAYHESGHALLGMLQPGADPVRKVTIVPRGRALGVTLSTPEADKYAYTEEYLRGRIIGALGGMAAEQLVYGVVTTGAESDLEQVTGLARGMVGRWGMSERVGRLTAVPGDAQVPYGLSAAPATLDSVDHEMRRIVDECYEEASRLLRENRHRLDALAQALLEHETLEEEAAYRAAGIPRLAKSDG; from the coding sequence ATGAGCAACCCCGCGCCGCCGCGCCGGGCGCCCGACGACCCCTGGCGCTCCGAGGGCACCCCGCCGACCCCGCCGCCCCGGCGGAAGATGCCCGGCGGCTGGTGGGGGCTGCTCGTCGCGGCGGCGGTGGTCTATCTCATCGCGAGCCTGGTGCTCTCGCAGTTCCGCAAGGGCGGCGAAGAGCCCACCGTCTCGTACACGGAATTCAGCAAACAGGTCACCGCGGGCAATATCTCCAAGATCTACTCCAAGGACGAGGCGATCGAAGGAGAGCTCAAGAAGAAGGCCCCGGTCCCCGGCGGCGACGGCGACTACACCAAATTCAGGACCCAGCGGCCCGCCTTCGCCACCGACGACCTCTGGGGCGAGCTGACCGGGCGGGGCGTCACGGTCACCGCCGAGCCGGTCGTCCAGAAGACCAGCATCTGGTCCTCCCTGCTCTTCGCCTTCCTCCCGATCCTGCTCCTCATCGCCGTCTGGGTGTTCGCGGCCCGGCGGATGGGCGCGGCCCTCGGCGGCGGTGGCGGGCTCCTCGGCCGCAAGGAGCCTCCCAAACCCGTCGAGCTGCTCCCCGGCAAGAAGCGCACCACCTTCGCCGACGTGGCCGGTATCGACGAGGTCGAGGGCGAGCTCAACGATGTCGTCGACTTCCTCAAGAACCCCGGGGCCTACCGCCGGATGGGCGCCCGGATGCCCGGCGGCGTCCTGCTGGCGGGACCGCCCGGCACCGGCAAGACCCTGCTCGCCAGGGCCGTCGCCGGAGAAGCCGGGGTGCCCTTCTTCTCCGCCTCCGCCTCCGAGTTCATCGAGATGATCGTCGGAGTGGGCGCCGGACGCGTCCGGGAGCTGTTCTCCGAAGCCCGCAAGGTCGCCCCCGCGATCGTCTTCATCGACGAGATCGACACCATCGGCCGGGTCCGCGGCGGCGGCGCCGGACTCGGCGGCCACGACGAACGCGAACAGACCCTCAACCAGATCCTCACCGAGATGGACGGCTTCACCGGATCGGAGGGGGTGGTCGTGCTGGCCGCCACCAACCGCGCCGACGTCCTTGACCCGGCCCTCACCAGACCCGGCCGCTTCGACCGGATCGTCCAGGTCTCCCCGCCCGACCGGCCCGGCCGCGAAGCCATCCTCACCATCCACACCCGGGAGATCCCGCTCGCCCCCGATGTCGACCTCACCCGGATCGCCGCCGCCACCCCCGGAATGACCGGGGCCGATCTCGCCAATCTCGCCAACGAGGCGGCGCTCCTCGCCGTCAAGCGCCGCGAGGACGCCGTCACCCAGTCCGATCTGACCACGGCGCTGGAGAAGGTCCAGCTCGGCGCCGAACGGCCACTGGTGCTGAGCGCGGAGGACCGGCGGCGCACGGCGTACCACGAGAGCGGCCACGCCCTCCTCGGGATGCTCCAGCCCGGGGCCGACCCGGTCCGCAAGGTGACGATCGTGCCCCGCGGCCGGGCCCTGGGTGTCACGCTCTCCACCCCGGAGGCCGACAAGTACGCGTACACCGAGGAGTATCTGCGCGGCCGCATCATCGGAGCGCTCGGCGGAATGGCCGCCGAACAGCTCGTCTACGGGGTGGTGACCACCGGCGCCGAGAGCGATCTGGAGCAGGTCACGGGCCTGGCGAGAGGCATGGTCGGCCGCTGGGGGATGAGCGAACGGGTGGGGCGGCTGACCGCGGTCCCCGGCGATGCCCAGGTGCCGTACGGACTCTCCGCCGCGCCCGCCACCCTGGACTCGGTCGACCACGAGATGCGGCGGATCGTGGACGAGTGCTACGAGGAGGCCTCGCGGCTGCTGCGGGAGAACCGCCACCGGCTGGACGCGCTGGCGCAGGCCCTGCTGGAGCACGAGACGCTGGAGGAGGAAGCGGCCTACCGGGCCGCGGGGATCCCCCGGCTCGCCAAGAGCGACGGCTGA
- the rpsP gene encoding 30S ribosomal protein S16 produces the protein MAVKIKLKRLGKIRSPHYRIVVADSRTRRDGRAIEEIGLYHPVQNPSRIEVDSDRAQYWLSVGAQPTEPVLAILKLTGDWQKHKGLPAPAPLLVAEPKADKRAAFDEFAKTLEDGEPKGEAITQKAKKSDKKADEAADAAESTEA, from the coding sequence GTGGCAGTCAAGATCAAGCTGAAGCGTCTCGGTAAGATCCGTTCGCCTCACTACCGCATCGTCGTCGCCGACTCCCGTACCCGCCGTGACGGCCGGGCCATCGAGGAGATCGGCCTGTACCACCCGGTGCAGAACCCCTCGCGCATCGAGGTCGACTCGGACCGCGCCCAGTACTGGCTTTCCGTCGGCGCCCAGCCGACCGAGCCGGTTCTCGCGATCCTGAAGCTCACCGGCGACTGGCAGAAGCACAAGGGCCTGCCGGCCCCGGCGCCGCTGCTGGTGGCCGAGCCGAAGGCCGACAAGCGCGCCGCGTTCGACGAGTTCGCCAAGACTCTGGAGGACGGCGAGCCCAAGGGCGAGGCCATCACCCAGAAGGCCAAGAAGTCCGACAAGAAGGCGGACGAGGCGGCTGACGCTGCCGAGTCGACCGAGGCCTGA
- a CDS encoding RNA-binding protein produces MLEEALEHLVKGIVDNPDDVQVASRNLRRGRVLEVRVHPDDLGKVIGRNGRTARALRTVVGAIGGRGIRVDLVDVDQVR; encoded by the coding sequence ATGCTCGAGGAGGCTCTTGAGCACCTCGTCAAGGGCATCGTCGACAACCCCGACGATGTCCAGGTCGCCTCGCGCAACCTGCGTCGCGGGCGCGTTCTCGAAGTCCGGGTCCACCCCGACGACCTCGGTAAGGTGATCGGCCGCAACGGCCGCACCGCGCGCGCTCTGCGCACCGTCGTGGGCGCCATCGGCGGCCGTGGTATCCGCGTCGACCTTGTCGACGTGGACCAGGTTCGCTGA
- the rimM gene encoding ribosome maturation factor RimM (Essential for efficient processing of 16S rRNA), which produces MHLVVARIGRAHGIRGEVTVEVRTDEPELRLGPGAVLATDPASTGPLTIETGRVHSGRLLLRFAGVNDRNGAEALRNTLLIADVDPEETPEDPDEYYDHQLVDLDVVLTDGTPVGRITEISHLPSQDLFIVERPDGDEVMIPFVEEIVTTIDLGEQRIVVDPPPGLLDDRAEIASAREAEAAPAGGPDGHGQGPAKDGA; this is translated from the coding sequence GTGCATCTGGTAGTCGCCCGGATCGGCCGTGCCCACGGCATCCGGGGCGAGGTCACCGTCGAGGTGCGGACGGACGAGCCCGAGCTGCGGCTCGGCCCCGGAGCCGTACTGGCCACCGATCCGGCGAGCACGGGCCCGCTGACCATCGAAACCGGACGGGTGCACAGCGGCAGGCTGCTGCTGCGCTTCGCGGGAGTGAACGACCGCAACGGCGCCGAGGCCCTCCGCAACACCCTGCTCATCGCGGACGTGGACCCGGAAGAGACCCCCGAGGACCCCGACGAGTACTACGACCACCAGCTCGTCGACCTCGACGTCGTCCTCACCGACGGAACCCCCGTCGGCCGGATCACCGAGATCAGCCATCTGCCCTCGCAGGACCTGTTCATCGTGGAGCGGCCCGACGGCGACGAGGTGATGATCCCCTTCGTCGAGGAGATCGTGACCACCATCGACCTCGGTGAACAGCGCATCGTCGTCGACCCGCCGCCCGGCCTCCTCGACGACCGCGCGGAAATCGCCTCGGCCCGCGAAGCCGAGGCTGCCCCGGCCGGCGGCCCCGACGGTCACGGTCAGGGGCCCGCGAAGGACGGCGCCTGA